Proteins encoded by one window of Campylobacter concisus:
- a CDS encoding outer membrane beta-barrel protein has translation MKNVVLKVALDLSLANAAALAQGAFIGIEGDCSFNSKLTAKSDNGKSKVKKARPGIGLKAGYDFDSFKVYGAYIYDFQAKKSLGDEGGTVIKWSTHKFLVGADYTPELTKDIKLVFGGYTGYSKLKMDVFDTHDGSEKANKNGWILGARIGTEYSINENNAVEFGVKADRTKYSSIAKYDNAKIKETNVGLYLGYTYKF, from the coding sequence ATGAAAAATGTAGTCTTAAAAGTTGCTTTAGACTTAAGCCTAGCTAATGCCGCTGCTTTAGCACAAGGAGCGTTTATTGGAATCGAAGGAGATTGCTCTTTTAATTCAAAATTAACAGCAAAAAGCGACAATGGTAAATCAAAAGTCAAAAAGGCTCGACCAGGTATCGGACTAAAAGCTGGCTATGATTTTGATAGTTTTAAAGTATATGGAGCTTACATTTACGACTTTCAAGCAAAGAAATCACTTGGCGATGAAGGTGGTACAGTAATAAAATGGAGTACACACAAATTTCTAGTAGGCGCAGACTATACACCAGAATTGACAAAAGACATAAAGCTAGTTTTTGGTGGATACACTGGCTACTCAAAGCTTAAAATGGATGTATTTGACACTCATGATGGCTCGGAAAAAGCTAATAAAAATGGCTGGATACTAGGTGCAAGAATTGGTACAGAATACTCTATCAACGAAAATAATGCAGTTGAGTTTGGCGTAAAAGCTGATAGAACAAAATATAGCTCTATAGCAAAATATGATAATGCAAAAATAAAAGAGACAAATGTAGGTCTTTATTTGGGATATACATATAAATTTTAA
- a CDS encoding transcriptional regulator has protein sequence MAKMTKRDMAYHLDVDVATLYNWRKHKPNLYRIVMLGFKFDELIEQSKKTCNELCEYENLINQDIEKFSK, from the coding sequence GTGGCTAAGATGACAAAACGTGATATGGCTTATCATTTAGACGTTGATGTCGCGACGCTTTACAACTGGCGAAAACACAAGCCCAACCTTTATCGTATTGTGATGCTTGGATTTAAATTTGATGAGCTTATAGAGCAGAGCAAAAAGACTTGTAATGAGCTTTGCGAATATGAAAATTTGATCAATCAAGACATAGAAAAATTTAGTAAATAA